Proteins from one Ricinus communis isolate WT05 ecotype wild-type chromosome 9, ASM1957865v1, whole genome shotgun sequence genomic window:
- the LOC8280653 gene encoding purple acid phosphatase 15 isoform X1, with protein sequence MNPLFLDSCSFMQGLQYNRCNMGLLSVPVFALSFYVLLSSATLAAAHGHIPTTLEGPFKPRTVPLDQSFRGHAIDLPDSDPRVQRTVRDFEPEQISVSLSSTHDSVWISWITGDYQIGDNIKPLNPSATASVVRYGRSIFPLTHQATGYSLVYNQLYPFEGLKNYTSGVIHHVRLTGLKPNTTYFYQCGDPSIPAMSDIYHFRTMPASGPKSFPGKIAIVGDLGLTYNTTSTVDHLISNNPDLILLVGDATYANLYLTNGTGADCYKCAFPQTPIHETYQPRWDYWGRYMQPLISRIPIMVVEGNHEIEQQAQNQTFAAYSSRFAFPSKESGSPSTFYYSFNAGGIHFVMLGAYISYNKSGDQYKWLERDLANVDREVTPWLVATWHPPWYSTYKAHYREAECMRVAMEELLYKYGVDMVFNGHVHAYERSNRVYNYTLDPCGPVHIIVGDGGNREKMAITHADEPGNCPDPSTTPDEFMGGFCAFNFTSGPAAGKFCWDRQPDYSAYRESSFGHGILEVKNETHALWTWHRNQDLYSSAGDQIYIVRQQERCPVKPKVTKLLDSRHMMRIINSII encoded by the exons ATGAATCCTCTCTTtctcgattcttgttccttcATGCAAGGTCTTCAATACAATAGATGTAATATGGGGTTGCTGTCAGTGCCTGTTTTTGCACTGTCTTTTTATGTTCTATTGAGCTCAGCAACTCTCGCTGCAGCTCATGGCCATATTCCCACAACTCTTGAAGGACCCTTTAAGCCCAGAACTGTCCCTCTTGATCAGAGCTTCCGCGGACATGCAATTGACTTGCCCGATTCTGATCCTCGTGTACAGAGGACTGTTCGAGATTTTGAGCCTGAGCAGATTTCTGTTTCCCTGTCTTCGACCCATGACTCTGTTTGGATTTCTTGGATTACAG GTGATTATCAAATTGGGGACAATATAAAACCTTTAAATCCTAGTGCTACGGCCAGTGTTGTTCGATATGGAAGATCAATATTTCCATTAACTCATCAAGCTACTGGTTATTCTCTTGTCTACAATCAACTGTATCCTTTTGAAGGCCTCAAAAACTACACTTCTGGCGTCATACACCATGTTCGACTCACGG GGTTGAAACCTAATACAACATATTTTTACCAGTGTGGAGATCCTTCTATACCAGCAATGAGTGATATTTATCACTTCAGGACTATGCCGGCTTCAGGTCCGAAGAGTTTCCCCGGCAAAATAGCAATAGTTGGAGACTTGGGACTCACATACAATACAACTTCAACAGTTGATCACTTGATTAGCAATAATCCTGATCTAATTTTATTGGTTGGAGATGCTACATATGCTAACTTGTATCTCACCAATGGAACTGGGGCGGATTGCTACAAATGTGCTTTTCCACAAACTCCCATTCACGAAACCTATCAGCCTCGGTGGGACTATTGGGGAAG GTACATGCAGCCTTTGATTTCTAGAATTCCCATTATGGTGGTAGAAGGAAACCATGAGATAGAACAGCAAGCTCAGAATCAAACATTTGCGGCTTATAGTTCTCGATTTGCATTCCCATCAAAAGAGAGTGGATCACCATCCACattctattattcttttaatgcAGGAGGGATACATTTTGTAATGCTGGGTGCCTACATTTCCTATAACAAATCAG gGGATCAGTACAAGTGGCTGGAGAGAGATCTAGCTAATGTTGACAGAGAAGTTACACCATGGCTGGTGGCTACATGGCATCCTCCCTGGTATAGCACTTATAAGGCACATTACAGAGAAGCAGAATGTATGAGGGTAGCAATGGAAGAACTGCTTTATAAATATGGCGTGGATATGGTCTTCAATGGACAT GTACATGCCTATGAAAGGTCTAACCGAGTGTACAACTACACTTTGGATCCTTGTGGCCCTGTCCATATCATAGTTGGCGATGGTGGAAATCGAGAGAAGATGGCAATAACACATGCTGATGAACCTGGTAACTGTCCGGATCCATCTACCACGCCGGATGAATTCATGGGCGGTTTCTGTGCATTCAATTTTACATCAGGACCAGCAGCAGGAAAATTCTGCTGGGATAGGCAACCAGATTATAGTGCATATAGAGAAAGTAGCTTTGGTCATGGGATTTTGGAG GTGAAAAATGAGACTCATGCCCTGTGGACTTGGCACCGGAACCAGGACTTATATAGCTCTGCTGGAGATCAGATTTACATAGTAAGGCAGCAGGAAAGGTGTCCTGTTAAACCAAAGGTAACTAAGCTGTTAGACAGTAGGCATATGATGCGAATTATAAATAGCATAATTTGA
- the LOC8280653 gene encoding purple acid phosphatase 15 isoform X2: protein MNPLFLDSCSFMQGLQYNRCNMGLLSVPVFALSFYVLLSSATLAAAHGHIPTTLEGPFKPRTVPLDQSFRGHAIDLPDSDPRVQRTVRDFEPEQISVSLSSTHDSVWISWITGDYQIGDNIKPLNPSATASVVRYGRSIFPLTHQATGYSLVYNQLYPFEGLKNYTSGVIHHVRLTGLKPNTTYFYQCGDPSIPAMSDIYHFRTMPASGPKSFPGKIAIVGDLGLTYNTTSTVDHLISNNPDLILLVGDATYANLYLTNGTGADCYKCAFPQTPIHETYQPRWDYWGRYMQPLISRIPIMVVEGNHEIEQQAQNQTFAAYSSRFAFPSKESGSPSTFYYSFNAGGIHFVMLGAYISYNKSGDQYKWLERDLANVDREVTPWLVATWHPPWYSTYKAHYREAECMRVAMEELLYKYGVDMVFNGHVHAYERSNRVYNYTLDPCGPVHIIVGDGGNREKMAITHADEPGNCPDPSTTPDEFMGGFCAFNFTSGPAAGKFCWDRQPDYSAYRESSFGHGILEVKNETHALWTWHRNQDLYSSAGDQIYIVRQQERCPVKPKENCERRNY, encoded by the exons ATGAATCCTCTCTTtctcgattcttgttccttcATGCAAGGTCTTCAATACAATAGATGTAATATGGGGTTGCTGTCAGTGCCTGTTTTTGCACTGTCTTTTTATGTTCTATTGAGCTCAGCAACTCTCGCTGCAGCTCATGGCCATATTCCCACAACTCTTGAAGGACCCTTTAAGCCCAGAACTGTCCCTCTTGATCAGAGCTTCCGCGGACATGCAATTGACTTGCCCGATTCTGATCCTCGTGTACAGAGGACTGTTCGAGATTTTGAGCCTGAGCAGATTTCTGTTTCCCTGTCTTCGACCCATGACTCTGTTTGGATTTCTTGGATTACAG GTGATTATCAAATTGGGGACAATATAAAACCTTTAAATCCTAGTGCTACGGCCAGTGTTGTTCGATATGGAAGATCAATATTTCCATTAACTCATCAAGCTACTGGTTATTCTCTTGTCTACAATCAACTGTATCCTTTTGAAGGCCTCAAAAACTACACTTCTGGCGTCATACACCATGTTCGACTCACGG GGTTGAAACCTAATACAACATATTTTTACCAGTGTGGAGATCCTTCTATACCAGCAATGAGTGATATTTATCACTTCAGGACTATGCCGGCTTCAGGTCCGAAGAGTTTCCCCGGCAAAATAGCAATAGTTGGAGACTTGGGACTCACATACAATACAACTTCAACAGTTGATCACTTGATTAGCAATAATCCTGATCTAATTTTATTGGTTGGAGATGCTACATATGCTAACTTGTATCTCACCAATGGAACTGGGGCGGATTGCTACAAATGTGCTTTTCCACAAACTCCCATTCACGAAACCTATCAGCCTCGGTGGGACTATTGGGGAAG GTACATGCAGCCTTTGATTTCTAGAATTCCCATTATGGTGGTAGAAGGAAACCATGAGATAGAACAGCAAGCTCAGAATCAAACATTTGCGGCTTATAGTTCTCGATTTGCATTCCCATCAAAAGAGAGTGGATCACCATCCACattctattattcttttaatgcAGGAGGGATACATTTTGTAATGCTGGGTGCCTACATTTCCTATAACAAATCAG gGGATCAGTACAAGTGGCTGGAGAGAGATCTAGCTAATGTTGACAGAGAAGTTACACCATGGCTGGTGGCTACATGGCATCCTCCCTGGTATAGCACTTATAAGGCACATTACAGAGAAGCAGAATGTATGAGGGTAGCAATGGAAGAACTGCTTTATAAATATGGCGTGGATATGGTCTTCAATGGACAT GTACATGCCTATGAAAGGTCTAACCGAGTGTACAACTACACTTTGGATCCTTGTGGCCCTGTCCATATCATAGTTGGCGATGGTGGAAATCGAGAGAAGATGGCAATAACACATGCTGATGAACCTGGTAACTGTCCGGATCCATCTACCACGCCGGATGAATTCATGGGCGGTTTCTGTGCATTCAATTTTACATCAGGACCAGCAGCAGGAAAATTCTGCTGGGATAGGCAACCAGATTATAGTGCATATAGAGAAAGTAGCTTTGGTCATGGGATTTTGGAG GTGAAAAATGAGACTCATGCCCTGTGGACTTGGCACCGGAACCAGGACTTATATAGCTCTGCTGGAGATCAGATTTACATAGTAAGGCAGCAGGAAAGGTGTCCTGTTAAACCAAAG
- the LOC8280653 gene encoding purple acid phosphatase 15 isoform X4 translates to MNPLFLDSCSFMQGLQYNRCNMGLLSVPVFALSFYVLLSSATLAAAHGHIPTTLEGPFKPRTVPLDQSFRGHAIDLPDSDPRVQRTVRDFEPEQISVSLSSTHDSVWISWITGDYQIGDNIKPLNPSATASVVRYGRSIFPLTHQATGYSLVYNQLYPFEGLKNYTSGVIHHVRLTGLKPNTTYFYQCGDPSIPAMSDIYHFRTMPASGPKSFPGKIAIVGDLGLTYNTTSTVDHLISNNPDLILLVGDATYANLYLTNGTGADCYKCAFPQTPIHETYQPRWDYWGRYMQPLISRIPIMVVEGNHEIEQQAQNQTFAAYSSRFAFPSKESGSPSTFYYSFNAGGIHFVMLGAYISYNKSGDQYKWLERDLANVDREVTPWLVATWHPPWYSTYKAHYREAECMRVAMEELLYKYGVDMVFNGHVHAYERSNRVYNYTLDPCGPVHIIVGDGGNREKMAITHADEPGNCPDPSTTPDEFMGGFCAFNFTSGPAAGKFCWDRQPDYSAYRESSFGHGILEVKNETHALWTWHRNQDLYSSAGDQIYIVRQQERCPVKPKVFP, encoded by the exons ATGAATCCTCTCTTtctcgattcttgttccttcATGCAAGGTCTTCAATACAATAGATGTAATATGGGGTTGCTGTCAGTGCCTGTTTTTGCACTGTCTTTTTATGTTCTATTGAGCTCAGCAACTCTCGCTGCAGCTCATGGCCATATTCCCACAACTCTTGAAGGACCCTTTAAGCCCAGAACTGTCCCTCTTGATCAGAGCTTCCGCGGACATGCAATTGACTTGCCCGATTCTGATCCTCGTGTACAGAGGACTGTTCGAGATTTTGAGCCTGAGCAGATTTCTGTTTCCCTGTCTTCGACCCATGACTCTGTTTGGATTTCTTGGATTACAG GTGATTATCAAATTGGGGACAATATAAAACCTTTAAATCCTAGTGCTACGGCCAGTGTTGTTCGATATGGAAGATCAATATTTCCATTAACTCATCAAGCTACTGGTTATTCTCTTGTCTACAATCAACTGTATCCTTTTGAAGGCCTCAAAAACTACACTTCTGGCGTCATACACCATGTTCGACTCACGG GGTTGAAACCTAATACAACATATTTTTACCAGTGTGGAGATCCTTCTATACCAGCAATGAGTGATATTTATCACTTCAGGACTATGCCGGCTTCAGGTCCGAAGAGTTTCCCCGGCAAAATAGCAATAGTTGGAGACTTGGGACTCACATACAATACAACTTCAACAGTTGATCACTTGATTAGCAATAATCCTGATCTAATTTTATTGGTTGGAGATGCTACATATGCTAACTTGTATCTCACCAATGGAACTGGGGCGGATTGCTACAAATGTGCTTTTCCACAAACTCCCATTCACGAAACCTATCAGCCTCGGTGGGACTATTGGGGAAG GTACATGCAGCCTTTGATTTCTAGAATTCCCATTATGGTGGTAGAAGGAAACCATGAGATAGAACAGCAAGCTCAGAATCAAACATTTGCGGCTTATAGTTCTCGATTTGCATTCCCATCAAAAGAGAGTGGATCACCATCCACattctattattcttttaatgcAGGAGGGATACATTTTGTAATGCTGGGTGCCTACATTTCCTATAACAAATCAG gGGATCAGTACAAGTGGCTGGAGAGAGATCTAGCTAATGTTGACAGAGAAGTTACACCATGGCTGGTGGCTACATGGCATCCTCCCTGGTATAGCACTTATAAGGCACATTACAGAGAAGCAGAATGTATGAGGGTAGCAATGGAAGAACTGCTTTATAAATATGGCGTGGATATGGTCTTCAATGGACAT GTACATGCCTATGAAAGGTCTAACCGAGTGTACAACTACACTTTGGATCCTTGTGGCCCTGTCCATATCATAGTTGGCGATGGTGGAAATCGAGAGAAGATGGCAATAACACATGCTGATGAACCTGGTAACTGTCCGGATCCATCTACCACGCCGGATGAATTCATGGGCGGTTTCTGTGCATTCAATTTTACATCAGGACCAGCAGCAGGAAAATTCTGCTGGGATAGGCAACCAGATTATAGTGCATATAGAGAAAGTAGCTTTGGTCATGGGATTTTGGAG GTGAAAAATGAGACTCATGCCCTGTGGACTTGGCACCGGAACCAGGACTTATATAGCTCTGCTGGAGATCAGATTTACATAGTAAGGCAGCAGGAAAGGTGTCCTGTTAAACCAAAG
- the LOC8280653 gene encoding purple acid phosphatase 15 isoform X3 produces MNPLFLDSCSFMQGLQYNRCNMGLLSVPVFALSFYVLLSSATLAAAHGHIPTTLEGPFKPRTVPLDQSFRGHAIDLPDSDPRVQRTVRDFEPEQISVSLSSTHDSVWISWITGDYQIGDNIKPLNPSATASVVRYGRSIFPLTHQATGYSLVYNQLYPFEGLKNYTSGVIHHVRLTGLKPNTTYFYQCGDPSIPAMSDIYHFRTMPASGPKSFPGKIAIVGDLGLTYNTTSTVDHLISNNPDLILLVGDATYANLYLTNGTGADCYKCAFPQTPIHETYQPRWDYWGRYMQPLISRIPIMVVEGNHEIEQQAQNQTFAAYSSRFAFPSKESGSPSTFYYSFNAGGIHFVMLGAYISYNKSGDQYKWLERDLANVDREVTPWLVATWHPPWYSTYKAHYREAECMRVAMEELLYKYGVDMVFNGHVHAYERSNRVYNYTLDPCGPVHIIVGDGGNREKMAITHADEPGNCPDPSTTPDEFMGGFCAFNFTSGPAAGKFCWDRQPDYSAYRESSFGHGILEVKNETHALWTWHRNQDLYSSAGDQIYIVRQQERCPVKPKKVFP; encoded by the exons ATGAATCCTCTCTTtctcgattcttgttccttcATGCAAGGTCTTCAATACAATAGATGTAATATGGGGTTGCTGTCAGTGCCTGTTTTTGCACTGTCTTTTTATGTTCTATTGAGCTCAGCAACTCTCGCTGCAGCTCATGGCCATATTCCCACAACTCTTGAAGGACCCTTTAAGCCCAGAACTGTCCCTCTTGATCAGAGCTTCCGCGGACATGCAATTGACTTGCCCGATTCTGATCCTCGTGTACAGAGGACTGTTCGAGATTTTGAGCCTGAGCAGATTTCTGTTTCCCTGTCTTCGACCCATGACTCTGTTTGGATTTCTTGGATTACAG GTGATTATCAAATTGGGGACAATATAAAACCTTTAAATCCTAGTGCTACGGCCAGTGTTGTTCGATATGGAAGATCAATATTTCCATTAACTCATCAAGCTACTGGTTATTCTCTTGTCTACAATCAACTGTATCCTTTTGAAGGCCTCAAAAACTACACTTCTGGCGTCATACACCATGTTCGACTCACGG GGTTGAAACCTAATACAACATATTTTTACCAGTGTGGAGATCCTTCTATACCAGCAATGAGTGATATTTATCACTTCAGGACTATGCCGGCTTCAGGTCCGAAGAGTTTCCCCGGCAAAATAGCAATAGTTGGAGACTTGGGACTCACATACAATACAACTTCAACAGTTGATCACTTGATTAGCAATAATCCTGATCTAATTTTATTGGTTGGAGATGCTACATATGCTAACTTGTATCTCACCAATGGAACTGGGGCGGATTGCTACAAATGTGCTTTTCCACAAACTCCCATTCACGAAACCTATCAGCCTCGGTGGGACTATTGGGGAAG GTACATGCAGCCTTTGATTTCTAGAATTCCCATTATGGTGGTAGAAGGAAACCATGAGATAGAACAGCAAGCTCAGAATCAAACATTTGCGGCTTATAGTTCTCGATTTGCATTCCCATCAAAAGAGAGTGGATCACCATCCACattctattattcttttaatgcAGGAGGGATACATTTTGTAATGCTGGGTGCCTACATTTCCTATAACAAATCAG gGGATCAGTACAAGTGGCTGGAGAGAGATCTAGCTAATGTTGACAGAGAAGTTACACCATGGCTGGTGGCTACATGGCATCCTCCCTGGTATAGCACTTATAAGGCACATTACAGAGAAGCAGAATGTATGAGGGTAGCAATGGAAGAACTGCTTTATAAATATGGCGTGGATATGGTCTTCAATGGACAT GTACATGCCTATGAAAGGTCTAACCGAGTGTACAACTACACTTTGGATCCTTGTGGCCCTGTCCATATCATAGTTGGCGATGGTGGAAATCGAGAGAAGATGGCAATAACACATGCTGATGAACCTGGTAACTGTCCGGATCCATCTACCACGCCGGATGAATTCATGGGCGGTTTCTGTGCATTCAATTTTACATCAGGACCAGCAGCAGGAAAATTCTGCTGGGATAGGCAACCAGATTATAGTGCATATAGAGAAAGTAGCTTTGGTCATGGGATTTTGGAG GTGAAAAATGAGACTCATGCCCTGTGGACTTGGCACCGGAACCAGGACTTATATAGCTCTGCTGGAGATCAGATTTACATAGTAAGGCAGCAGGAAAGGTGTCCTGTTAAACCAAAG